Proteins from a single region of Scylla paramamosain isolate STU-SP2022 chromosome 13, ASM3559412v1, whole genome shotgun sequence:
- the LOC135106343 gene encoding zinc finger and BTB domain-containing protein 11-like → MMVDLGGGARERFQNVSAEESEEALPPISSVGYAHPGSRSASWRSTFQGQDTPNRLNLVESVPHNLIQVKSDPENLSGLCIGNSSSLSETPVSSAEAAEDARVKGQLLQEITHVAETFEPYSSSSLPPGCYRNYTLSSDAPAHTDYIFADAPHWCWSRSSTDDKNLSGHNGGSLFTGTGPSNETVINSLQYNVPPHLMSDAFSSPLPPVSVNQSPTSVPTCSPIQRPPPPPSALTSSALDLSPGPPSTTHQLPSLQPSLMTPASTHMTLGSAPPSAHQLPNLPPSLITLDIPSQALSAHDTLDNTLDLVGVEEPGSHERVPEFECGECGAVFSRLPHLKYHMKVHGEVEESCDKQDYTTDSSNSKFRVQSPEKVFPCKHCGEKFSRAEKLKTHELKHSGDRPFRCNDCGTAFPAKAMLIRHKKVHTGEKPYKCDICKTCFTEAGSLKVHKRLHSGEKPFKCDQCDVAFNGAGMLATHKRKHTGERPYMCDECGETFRLLSTLKSHRRRHTGEKPFVCELCGSSFTQRAAMQRHKRIHSDQKPWECEQCGYKFREKENLRKHIALHKIKLQHMCDICGAGFNQAKKLETHKMLHNGGDRPYKCNKCPSTFTNPKYLTQHKKRVHDRKGAIRCEECNGTFKRKETLRSHMRIHKGERPYVCEECGAAFNQRGTLTKHIRVHGNQVLTNNQGNNFETKSFDHGHADTDDQAPDGKEDEEAAFNCSVCNLHFPSQRELVRHIRSSHPSNKNLQENTVSDQDVDDSSEHIRDKYICEDCNQTFFRRRQLKAHKKYCPCRCPTYQVDPPEKVEVTTVQSDTREVDAMKLLTAVLAATTNSTGEVSDFHSSSSSNENPSSVPTISLHSSSPSTITSNVEEHHGRQESLRLFSACDPSYAEHLHIDFKDSHLDHSPQHPSHLPQSPQPPDSILHQTSQGHHQLDHSHLTLEHISQDHVQHSSHIQSSDHHSSHILLSQSFEHLHHSSQQPAHLHQQPPQPDTHIHDQVQDHTEEDHLQLISRQYTHLQDPLKEHSHISPSSRHQDSPHQSTRIQIVSLREAEVPQPSHDTNPVHHLQLKQNHAQVQPNSHQIDLIVQGQFFKTSPSSLSGQHLHHHHLPSAENSDQNLHLQEHPNHILSDMKDCDELDRSLQHHQGQEETENCHCHHHHHHHNQQLSQHFNENEEQNESDSHLHHHHHHQQQQNPFCPTLDCPIDIKIENIIS, encoded by the exons ATGATGGTGGACTTGGGTGGGGGAGCCAGGGAGCGTTTCCAGAATGTAAGTGCAGAGGAATCTGAGGAAGCCTTGCCCCCTATATCTTCAGTTGGGTATGCTCATCCTGGGTCACGCTCTGCCTCCTGGCGGTCCACATTCCAG GGACAGGATACGCCTAATCGCCTCAACTTAGTGGAATCAGTGCCCCACAATCTTATTCAAGTTAAGAGTGATCCAGAAAATCTTAGTGGTCTGTGCATTGGCAATAGCAGCAGTTTGTCTGAGACTCCCGTTTCTTCTGCCGAAGCTGCCGAGGATGCTAGAGTAAAAGGGCAGCTGCTGCAAGAAATCACTCATGTTGCTGAGACTTTTGAGCCATACAGTTCATCTTCTTTGCCTCCTGGATGTTACAGAAATTATACTCTGTCTTCAGATGCCCCAGCTCACACAGACTATATAT TTGCAGATGCACCTCATTGGTGCTGGAGCCGCAGCTCGACAGATGACAAGAACCTCAGTGGACACAATGGTGGCAGCTTGTTTACAGGCACTGGGCCATCCAACGAGACTGTGATCAATTCCTTGCAGTACAATGTTCCGCCACACCTCATGTCAGATGCCTTCTCATCACCGCTGCCCCCAGTGTCTGTCAATCAGTCACCCACCTCCGTCCCAACCTGCTCACCT ATtcagagaccaccaccaccgccttctGCATTAACCTCATCTGCGCTAGATCTTTCACCTGGTCCCCCATCGACAACACATCAGTTGCCTTCATTGCAACCCTCACTGATGACTCCAGCTTCAACACATATGACTCTTGGCTCTGCTCCTCCCTCAGCACACCAACTCcctaacctccctccctctctcataaCCTTAGACATACCTTCACAAGCACTCTCGGCTCATGATACCCTGGATAACACGTTAGACCTGGTGGGGGTAGAAGAACCTGGGAGTCACGAGAGAGTGCCAGAGTTTGAGTGTGGAGAGTGTGGGGCTGTGTTCTCACGATTACCTCACCTCAAGTATCATATGAAG GTGCATGGTGAAGTGGAGGAATCTTGTGACAAACAAGATTACACAACAGATTCATCAAATTCCAAATTTAGAGTACAATCACCTGAAAAAGTATTCCCTTGCAAACATTGTGGGGAAAAGTTTTCCAGAGCTGAGAAACTCAAG ACTCACGAGTTGAAGCATTCAGGAGACCGCCCATTCCGATGTAACGATTGTGGTACAGCTTTTCCTGCTAAAGCGATGCTTATTAGacataaaaaa gtTCACACGGGTGAGAAACCATACAAATGTGATATATGCAAAACGTGCTTTACTGAGGCAGGCAGCTTGAAGGTTCACAAGCGTTTGCACAGTGGAGAAAAACCATTTAAGTGTGATCAGTGTGATGTGGCATTCAATGGTGCAGGCATGCTGGCTACACATAAGAGGAAACATACTGGGGAAAGACCCTATATGTGTGATGAATGTGGTGAGACATTTCGGTTGTTGTCGACCTTGAAAAGTCATAGGAGGAGACACACTGGGGAGAAACCCTTTGTGTGTGAACTGTGTGGGTCATCTTTTACACAGAGGGCAGCTATGCAGCGACATAAGAGGATCCACTCAGATCAAAAGCCTTGGGAATGTGAGCAGTGTGGATATAAATtcagggaaaaggaaaatcttAGAAAACACATTGCTCttcacaaaataaaattacagcaTATGTGTGACATTTGTGGTGCTGGATTCAATCAGGCCAAGAAGTTAGAGACCCACAAGATGCTTCATAATGGAGGGGATCGACCCTACAAATGCAATAAATGCCCGTCCACTTTCACTAATCCTAAGTATTTGACTCAGCACAAAAAACGTGTTCATGATAGGAAGGGTGCAATAAGGTGTGAAGAATGTAATGGGACAttcaagaggaaagaaacactTCGTTCTCACATGAGGATACACAAAGGAGAGCGCCCATATGTTTGTGAGGAGTGTGGGGCAGCATTTAATCAGCGAGGAACTCTGACTAAGCACATTAGAGTTCATGGTAATCAAGTGTTAACCAATAATCAAGGCAACAACTTTGAAACAAAATCTTTTGATCATGGACATGCAGATACAGATGACCAGGCACctgatggaaaggaagatgaagaggcagCATTTAACTGTTCAGTTTGTAACCTTCATTTTCCCAGTCAGAGGGAGTTAGTGCGACACATCAGATCAAGTCATCCTTCTAACAAAAATCTTCAAGAAAACACAGTATCTGACCAAGATGTTGATGACAGTAGTGAACACATTCGAGACAAATACATTTGTGAAGACTGTAATCAAACTTTCTTTAGGAGGCGTCAGCTGAAAGCCCATAAGAAGTATTGTCCATGTCGGTGTCCAACTTATCAGGTTGACCCACCAGAGAAGGTGGAGGTAACAACAGTGCAAAGTGATACAAGAGAAGTTGATGCCATGAAGTTGCTGACAGCTGTGCTAGCAGCAACTACTAACAGCACAGGGGAAGTTTCTGACTTTCACAGTTCATCTTCCAGTAATGAAAATCCATCCTCTGTTCCCACAATATCTCTGCATTCTTCCTCACCATCAACCATCACTTCAAATGTAGAGGAACACCATGGTCGCCAGGAATCACTTAGACTTTTTTCTGCATGCGATCCGTCTTATGCAGAACATCTACATATTGATTTCAAAGACAGCCACTTAGATCATTCTCCACAGCATCCATCACACTTGCCACAGTCACCTCAGCCCCCAGACAGCATATTGCATCAGACATCTCAGGGTCATCATCAGTTGGATCATTCACATCTCACACTAGAGCATATATCCCAGGACCATGTACAACACTCGTCTCATATTCAGTCTTCAGATCATCATTCAAGTCACATTCTTCTGTCACAGAGTTTTGAGCATCTTCATCATTCATCTCAGCAACCTGCCCATCTTCATCAGCAGCCACCACAACCTGACACTCACATTCATGATCAAGTACAGGATCACACAGAGGAGGATCATTTACAGTTGATATCAAGACAGTACACTCACCTGCAAGACCCATTAAAGGAACACAGTCACATTTCACCATCTTCAAGACACCAAGACTCACCACATCAATCCACAAGAATACAAATTGTTAGTTTAAGGGAAGCCGAGGTGCCTCAGCCATCTCATGATACAAATCCTGTTCATCATCTCCAGCTCAAACAAAACCATGCACAGGTACAACCTAATAGTCATCAGATTGACCTCATTGTACAAGGGCAGTTTTTCaagacatcaccatcatcattgtcagGCCAACAtttgcatcaccaccatcttccCAGTGCTGAAAACAGTGATCAGAATCTACATCTTCAAGAACATCCTAATCACATCCTTTCTGACATGAAGGACTGTGATGAACTTGATCGTAGCTTGCAACATCATCAGggacaagaagaaacagagaattgtcattgtcatcatcatcatcatcaccataaccaACAGTTATCACAGCACtttaatgaaaatgaggaacaaAATGAGAGTGATTCGcacttgcaccaccaccaccaccatcaacagcaGCAAAACCCTTTTTGTCCTACTTTAGACTGTCCAATTGAtataaagatagaaaatattATAAGCTAA
- the LOC135106345 gene encoding cation-dependent mannose-6-phosphate receptor-like — translation MCVPGMRVVGVVLAVTCLGSNQALTLTPPCLLKFDNGSSINLMMVAAAPMDAPRFIDVTAENKLDHSKYSYNPCYSYVYPPDGEAMACSKDVAVCQASKYGYSNVGTQSSATFHYHNETGRWMIIYKNYNGNRLTNVFLQCSNNTVDSLHVWGETEKKSMYNMTLISRCACIDGCGYPILPRGMSLGSFLLLLLLLAIFIYLLVGYVYRRFVIGARGIELFPHLSFWRDFPYLVQDGFFFLIKCGQDDLTYERI, via the exons ATGTGTGTGCCGGGCATGAGAGTGGTGGGTGTGGTATTGGCGGTGACCTGTCTAGGAAGCAACCAAGCCCTCACACTgactcctccttgcctcctcaaATTTGATAATGGCTCATCAATCAACCTCATGATGGTGGCGGCAGCACCAATGGACGCCCCGAG GTTCATAGACGTCACTGCTGAGAACAAGCTTGATCATAGTAAATACTCCTACAATCCTTGCTATTCCTATGTGTACCCACCAGATGGTGAGGCAATGGCCTGCAGTAAAGATGTTGCT GTCTGTCAAGCAAGTAAATATGGCTATTCTAATGTTGGTACTCAGAGCTCTGCTACATTCCACTACCATAATGAAACTGGCAGATGGATGATTATCTATAAAAATTACAATGGTAATAG GTTGACTAATGTATTTCTTCAGTGCAGTAACAACACTGTTGActctttacatgtctggggtgaAACTGAGAAGAAAAGTATGTAT AATATGACACTGATTTCTCGCTGTGCCTGCATTGATGGCTGTGGTTATCCCATCCTTCCGAGAGGCATGTCCCTTGGCTcgtttctgctgctactacttctgctggCAATCTTCATCTATCTACTTGTTGGTTATGTTTATCGGCGCTTTGTGATTGGAGCAAGAGGAATAGAGctcttccctcatctcagctTCTGGAGGGATTTCCCATATCTTGTACAG GAtggtttcttcttcttaataaaGTGTGGGCAGGACGACCTAACTTATGAGAGAATATGA
- the LOC135106347 gene encoding keratin-associated protein 5-3-like isoform X1: MRQAASRGESCLMGVKQVPLSEGAWDVPLAAIFCIAIAAYVAMVIIGLSIRQCLLKKGMCGSPCPDVACCSCAELGLHCAQACCNCGPLPSFASIMDHCCPADQRCSCLSCGTCEVCEDCSYCSEWCPTLPCDSCQCPQFSAPECSTINCLCCEITIKGKGTQEGD; this comes from the exons ATGCGTCAAGCAGCATCAAGAGGTGAAAG CTGCCTGATGGGGGTGAAGCAGGTGCCCCTCTCTGAAGGCGCCTGGGATGTCCCGCTCGCAGCTATATTCTGCATTGCCATAGCAGCATATGTGGCTATGGTCATTATAG GGTTAAGCATCAGGCAGTGTTTATTGAAGAAGGGAATGTGTGGAAGCCCGTGTCCTGATGTGGCTTGCTGCAGCTGTGCTGAGCTGGGCCTACACTGTGCTCAGGCCTGCTGTAACTGTGGTCCTCTGCCTTCATTTGCCTCCATAATGGACCACTGTTGTCCAGCTGAccag AGGTGTAGCTGTCTGAGCTGTGGCACTTGTGAAGTGTGTGAAGACTGCTCATATTGCAGTGAATGGTGCCCCACCCTTCCTTGTGATTCCTGTCAGTGTCCTCAGTTCTCTGCACCTGAGTGTTCCACTATTAACTGCCTCTGCTGTGAAAttacaataaaaggaaagggtACACAAGAAGGagactaa
- the LOC135106344 gene encoding sperm-associated antigen 7 homolog: MDLLDSIMSKMDKPPTINNKQKKILKEQQKAVEEARNKEKERLNQFRKHIEERINRFIQNVTLMKKKFEPMDRVARSIVRDVADVAGLTTYAFGTEDVDRHVMVFKKEYPLTEEELDAYRNGEEWDPEKAKEAALLKEKQEHEDELRAQELKKNPGSNKFLEKYERLVGKETGKEAARILEVNKQFGFVRSELKKDKRTIEETLADIRAKKLKKGHEEVEEGSDKTEPENEDSA, from the exons ATGGATCTCCTCGACTCAATAATGAGCAAAATGGACAAGCCACCCActataaataacaaacaaaagaaaatattaaagg AACAACAAAAAGCAGTTGAGGAagcaagaaataaggaaaaagaaagactaaATCAGTTCAGAAAACAT ATTGAGGAACGCATCAACCGATTTATTCAGAATGTCAcactaatgaagaaaaaatttgaACCAATGGACCGAGTGGCAAGGAGTATAGT GAGAGACGTTGCTGATGTAGCAGGTCTCACCACATATGCCTTTGGCACAGAGGATGTTGACAGACATGTGATGGTATTCAAGAAAGAGTATCCACTAACAGAGGAGGAGCTGGATGCATACAGGAATGGGGAGGAATGGGATCCAGAGAAAGCTAAGGAGGCAGCATTACTT aaagaaaaacaggagcaTGAAGATGAATTAAGGGCACAGGAACTGAAAAAGAATCCGGGTTCCAACAAGTTTCTTGAAAAATATGAACGGTTGGTTGGGAAAGAAACAGGCAAAGAAGCAGCAAGGATTCTAGAAGTCAACAAACAGTTTGGCTTTG TTCGTAGTGAACTTAAGAAAGACAAACGAACAATTGAAGAAACGCTGGCTGACATCAGGGCAAAGAAGCTCAAGAAAGGTcatgaggaagtggaggaaggcagTGACAAAACTGAACCTGAAAATGAAGACTCTGCGTAA
- the LOC135106347 gene encoding keratin-associated protein 5-3-like isoform X2, whose protein sequence is MNCLMGVKQVPLSEGAWDVPLAAIFCIAIAAYVAMVIIGLSIRQCLLKKGMCGSPCPDVACCSCAELGLHCAQACCNCGPLPSFASIMDHCCPADQRCSCLSCGTCEVCEDCSYCSEWCPTLPCDSCQCPQFSAPECSTINCLCCEITIKGKGTQEGD, encoded by the exons ATGAA CTGCCTGATGGGGGTGAAGCAGGTGCCCCTCTCTGAAGGCGCCTGGGATGTCCCGCTCGCAGCTATATTCTGCATTGCCATAGCAGCATATGTGGCTATGGTCATTATAG GGTTAAGCATCAGGCAGTGTTTATTGAAGAAGGGAATGTGTGGAAGCCCGTGTCCTGATGTGGCTTGCTGCAGCTGTGCTGAGCTGGGCCTACACTGTGCTCAGGCCTGCTGTAACTGTGGTCCTCTGCCTTCATTTGCCTCCATAATGGACCACTGTTGTCCAGCTGAccag AGGTGTAGCTGTCTGAGCTGTGGCACTTGTGAAGTGTGTGAAGACTGCTCATATTGCAGTGAATGGTGCCCCACCCTTCCTTGTGATTCCTGTCAGTGTCCTCAGTTCTCTGCACCTGAGTGTTCCACTATTAACTGCCTCTGCTGTGAAAttacaataaaaggaaagggtACACAAGAAGGagactaa